The following proteins are encoded in a genomic region of Sesamum indicum cultivar Zhongzhi No. 13 linkage group LG8, S_indicum_v1.0, whole genome shotgun sequence:
- the LOC105167451 gene encoding GDSL esterase/lipase At2g04570, which yields MESSHTLLAAALLRLHLFLIIIVTARAKVPAIIVFGDSSVDAGNNNQVPTIARSNFRPYGRDFDGGKPTGRFCNGRLATDFISEAFGLRPLVPAYLDPAYNISDFAVGVTFASAGTGYDNATSDVLGVIPLWRELEYYKDYQRRLRAYLGDWKAIDTLTNALYIISIGTNDFLENYYSFPLRRTQYTVGAYQEFLLGIARNFIVNLHSLGARKISLGGLPPMGCMPLERAQNLANGNDCMETYNIVAMRFNAKLYDLVMKLNKEIPGLQLVFSNPFYILLQIITNPSLYGFEVSERACCATGTFEMGYTCSEISLFTCTNATKYVFWDAFHPTQQTNRMVAEHVVKTALSNFL from the exons ATGGAATCATCACATACATTATTGGCAGCAGCACTGTTACGGCTGCACCTCTTCTTGATAATTATAGTCACAGCAAGAGCCAAAGTTCCGGCGATAATCGTGTTCGGAGACTCGTCCGTGGATGCCGGGAACAACAATCAGGTCCCGACGATTGCTCGGAGCAATTTCAGGCCATACGGCCGGGATTTCGACGGTGGTAAGCCGACCGGAAGGTTTTGCAATGGCCGTCTAGCGACTGATTTCATCTCCGAGGCATTTGGCCTCCGGCCTCTCGTGCCGGCCTACTTGGATCCTGCATATAACATCTCGGATTTTGCTGTCGGAGTCACTTTTGCTTCTGCTGGAACTGGTTATGATAATGCAACTTCTGACGTACTG GGTGTGATTCCTTTGTGGAGGGAATTAGAGTACTACAAAGACTACCAAAGGAGACTAAGAGCCTATCTTGGTGATTGGAAGGCCATTGACACTCTCACCAATGCACTCTACATCATAAGTATCGGAACGAACGATTTTCTGGagaattattattcatttccATTGAGACGAACACAGTATACAGTCGGCGCATACCAGGAATTTCTCCTTGGAATTGCCAGAAATTTCATCGTCAACCTTCACAGCCTCGGAGCACGAAAAATCTCTCTTGGAGGCCTTCCCCCAATGGGTTGTATGCCCTTAGAAAGAGCACAAAACCTAGCAAATGGGAATGATTGCATGGAGACATACAACATAGTTGCCATGAGATTCAATGCAAAGTTGTATGATTTGGTGATGAAGCTAAACAAGGAAATACCTGGCCTACAATTGGTCTTCTCCAATCCCTTCTACATTCTTCTACAAATAATCACAAACCCATCCTTATATG GTTTTGAGGTTTCTGAAAGAGCATGTTGTGCCACAGGGACATTTGAGATGGGCTACACTTGCTCTGAAATTAGTCTCTTTACATGTACGAATGCTACAAAATACGTGTTTTGGGACGCATTTCACCCTACCCAACAAACTAATAGAATGGTTGCGGAACATGTAGTTAAGACTGCTTTGTCCAACTTCCTTTAA
- the LOC105167452 gene encoding protein disulfide isomerase-like 2-3: protein MEKSALVALLLLALIGELGVYALYGPSSPVLQLNPNNFKSKVLNSNGVVLVEFFAPWCGHCQALTPAWEKAANVLKGVATVAALDADAHQSLAQEYGIRGFPTIKVFAPGKPPVDYQGARDVKPIVEFALQQVKALLKERLDGKSAGGSSQKSEPSASVELNSRNFDELVLKSKELWIVEFFAPWCGHCKKLAPEWKKAANNLKGQVKLGHVDCDAEKSLMSRFNVQGFPTILVFGADKDSPFPYEGARSASAIESFALEQLETNSAPPEVTELTSPDVLEEKCGSAAICFVAFLPDILDSKAEGRNKYLELLLSVAEKFRKSPYSYLWAAAGKQPDLEKHVGVGGYGYPALVALNLKKKAYAPLRSAFERDHIIEFVKEAGRGGKGIVPLEGSPVIVKTEPWDGKDGQIIEEDEFSLEELMGDDSVSKDEL, encoded by the exons ATGGAGAAATCGGCATTGGTTGCACTGTTACTTCTTGCGCTGATTGGCGAATTAGGGGTTTATGCATTGTATGGACCCTCGTCCCCCGTTCTTCAGCTAAATCCTAACAATTTCAAGTCGAAG GTCCTTAATTCGAATGGTGTAGTTTTGGTTGAGTTTTTTGCACCGTGGTGTGGTCATTGTCAAGCGCTGACGCCCGCGTGGGAGAAGGCAGCCAATGTCTTGAAAGGTGTAGCAACTGTGGCAGCTCTAGATGCCGATGCTCACCAGTCGCTAGCTCAG GAATATGGAATCAGAGGTTTTCCTACCATTAAGGTCTTTGCACCGGGTAAACCCCCTGTAGATTATCAAGGAGCTAGGGATGTCAAGCCTATTGTTGAATTTGCACTACAACAG GTCAAAGCACTCCTCAAGGAACGTCTGGATGGGAAATCAGCTGGAGGATCCAGTCAGAAATCAGAACCAAGCGCATCGGTGGAACTGAACTCACGCAATTTTGATGAATTGGTTCTGAAGAGCAAGGAGCTCTGGATTGTGGAGTTCTTTGCTCCTTG GTGTGGACACTGCAAAAAGCTTGCTCCTGAGTGGAAGAAGGCAGCCAACAATCTCAAGGGCCAGGTGAAGTTGGGTCATGTAGACTGTGATGCAGAAAAA TCTTTGATGAGCAGGTTCAATGTACAAGGATTTCCTACTATCTTGGTGTTTGGTGCTGACAAAGACAGTCCATTTCCCTATGAAGGAGCAAGATCAGCATCAGCAATTGAATCATTTGCTTTGGAGCAGCTGGAAACAAATTCTGCCCCTCCTGAAGTGACTGAATTGACCAGCCCA GATGTTTTGGAGGAGAAGTGTGGTTCAGCTGCCATTTGCTTTGTTGCCTTCCTCCCTGACATATTAGACTCCAAGGCCGAAGGCAGAAATAAGTACCTTGAGCTTTTGTTATCGGTCGCAGAAAAGTTCAGAAAGAGCCCTTACAG TTACCTCTGGGCGGCCGCAGGTAAGCAGCCGGATCTTGAGAAGCATGTAGGAGTAGGAGGCTATGGATATCCAGCTTTGGTAGCTCTAAACCTGAAGAAGAAAGCTTATGCCCCACTCAGAAGCGCATTTGAGCGTGACCACATCAT AGAGTTTGTGAAAGAAGCTGGACGGGGCGGAAAGGGGATTGTACCTCTGGAAGGCAGCCCCGTAATCGTTAAAACCGAGCCATGGGATGGTAAAGATGGACAAATCATAGAAGAAGATGAATTCTCCCTTGAAGAACTTATGGGAGATGACAGTGTGAGCAAGGATGAGTTATAG